One region of Vicinamibacterales bacterium genomic DNA includes:
- the rplO gene encoding 50S ribosomal protein L15 — protein MDLSNLKPPKGAKHSKKRIGRGQGSGTGVTAGRGEKGAKSRSGFKHKRGFEGGQMPLHRRVPKRGFFNLFRVEYVVVNLDDLAARFDAGTVVTPDLLVERGLIKDADQLVKVLARGDIAKALTVRAHKFSGKAAEKIAAAGGTAEPIVPAETAPSV, from the coding sequence ATGGATCTCAGCAATCTCAAACCGCCAAAGGGCGCCAAGCACTCGAAGAAGCGCATCGGACGCGGCCAGGGCTCTGGTACCGGCGTGACGGCCGGCCGCGGCGAGAAGGGTGCGAAGTCGCGTTCGGGCTTCAAGCACAAGCGCGGGTTCGAAGGCGGCCAGATGCCGCTGCACCGCCGCGTGCCGAAGCGCGGCTTCTTCAACCTGTTCCGCGTGGAATACGTCGTGGTCAACCTCGACGACCTCGCGGCCCGTTTCGACGCGGGGACCGTGGTGACGCCCGACCTGCTGGTCGAGCGCGGGCTGATCAAGGACGCCGACCAGCTCGTGAAGGTGCTGGCACGAGGCGACATCGCGAAGGCGCTGACGGTTCGTGCGCACAAGTTCAGCGGCAAGGCGGCTGAGAAGATCGCAGCGGCGGGCGGTACGGCCGAACCGATCGTTCCGGCCGAGACCGCGCCCTCCGTCTAG
- the rpmD gene encoding 50S ribosomal protein L30, whose translation MGEKTTAARKTLKVTQVRSTIGFNRKQGDVVRSLGLRRIRHTIEVADTPEVRGMLQKVRHLVEVV comes from the coding sequence ATGGGTGAGAAGACAACCGCCGCTCGCAAGACGCTGAAGGTGACGCAGGTGCGCTCCACCATCGGCTTCAACAGGAAGCAGGGTGACGTGGTCCGCAGCCTCGGGCTCCGCCGAATCCGCCACACGATCGAAGTGGCCGACACGCCGGAGGTTCGGGGCATGTTGCAGAAGGTGCGGCACCTGGTGGAAGTGGTATAG